The nucleotide sequence AAAATAACCACATGAGTGTACACATTTTATGACGCTATTGTGCATCATAAAACAGTAATTATGACACGCAAAGGCGAGTCGTTGATTGAGGAGTCATAAAATTAACATGACATGCAtttgtgtgtcatgtttttatgaCACAGATTCATGACACACATTTAATGACACACATTCATGACACTCATTTTATGACTACTTTTAATGACACACATTCACACATTTATGTACACATTTAATGACACACATTCATGACACTCATTTTATGACACCTTTTAATGACACACATTCATGACACTCATTTTATAACACTTTTTAATGACACACGTTCATGACAAGCATTTATGACACATACGTATGACATTCATTTACGCGTGTCATGCTTTTaattgtttaaattttttttataaaattactaaTTTGCCCTggatacatgtatatatatatatatatatatatatatatatatatatatatagtaggagttgggtagaaagtgggtttttcctagaaagtctaggaagcaatcagaatgcgacatgtggcattgaagatttttaactagaagggcaatcgTGTACTTTCacgttctatttttatttttggaatttatcTTCATTAACTAACTATCCATGTCCATATTTTGTAACCGTTTTTCTCCATGATTTTCTGAATAATTTGTTTTCGAAATCTAAACTaatcgcatattccattgttcagaagattactggaaattatcagcatgttcttggtgctgtgttttaacagtttacagggctaaaatcaattttttttatagatcccatAATATAAAGGTGGTTTTGTAATTGGCAGATTACTGTTTTTTGTAATCTGCTTGTtattaaaacacagcgtcaagaaatcctccagcattaccagcatggatggtaaaacacagcgtatgaatctgcttgctgttaaaacacgactatatgaatctgaatgctaaaacacaattgtatgaatctgcttgctgttaaaacacaattgtatgaatctgaatgctaaaacacaactgtatgaatctgcttgctgttaaaacacaactgtatgaatctgcttgctgttaaaacataactgtatgaatctgaatgctaaaacacaattgtatgaatctgcttgctgttaaaacacaactgtatgaatctgcttgctgctaaaacacaactgtattaatttgcttgctgttaaaacacatcgtcaagaaaacggagatgatacgAACAGTGTTTGAATGGTGATGATAAACTCGGAGATGGataagtgttttaatttgatctggtgctctccatcctttctaaagttatcttcttccataattgtagttatttttggtagggattggggtttcgaagatgggtttggagagagagagggaaaatcgcgTGAAATTAGGAACTGGGTTTGACTgacggttatctaattgatttaaaacatgatatattgacaaaattgcccctagtcTTTTAAAACAAAgaattaaataaactaaaaaattacaagattgccattgacttcatcttaaccattaaacacacccattggatggcccagatcgcttcctagactttcggggaaaaacacactttccgcaggatccctactctatatatatataccaaaacAATCCATTACATAACCATTTGTTAAGTATACTACAAATATTTTaacgttaacaaaaaaaaaaagaattgtttGTCAATACATCATCAACACCTAAAATATGATTTATAACTTAAAAATAGAGTTAGCCGCATAAGTCGACCAATCTTCACGAATGCCATCCATATCCGCAGCCGAGTATTCATCTACTCCTTTCCCAACCTGAGACaacaagtaaataaaataaatcttaaaaatcataatttaatCCTAATATATGAATTTAAGCATTTGTTTGGATATATAAGTACATATTTCTCTAATATACAGACTAAAATATGTCTAAACTTACATTATCATTGTCAAGTATTTCAACTTCTTCGTAAGCTATCTCCTTCATGAACTTCATCACATAGTAGCCGCATTCAGTACCTCCTGGCTAACGTGGACACTACACAATTAAAAATATCAAGAAATGTGAAACCATTACGATTTAAGTTTAAACTAAAGGGTTTCAATATTTACAATATCATTACAACCACAATGATCATAAGGGATTAAGTGCTTACCCTAGCGTTAATCCATACGAGTTTAACCCTTATGTTGGCACCACTTTCTGAAGCATATATGGCCATTGCcctataaaaaaaacaaaattatatcAAAGTATATTCCAACTCTTTTATCATCCATTATGATAATTTGTATTACTTACGTATCAATAATTTGCCTCAACTGCTCATCGACACTTCTAGGCCGTAAGGAATCAAGATAATAGCAAGTAGTTGTTTTCAGGTTTAGTACTGCCAACACTCAATggttttttcaaaatcaaaaatccaaaattcAATCAAAATAAATTAAGATAATAGGTATCTACGAATACTTATTTAAAAGGAAAATCAAACCCGGGATTGTAGGGCAATAGGATGATGTCATTGCCCTTTCTTTTATACAATCGATCTGCAACCGCTCTACTTGCATCCTCGATAGAAAGATAGTTCTCCAAGGGGGTGAAAATgatattttataaagttttttaAATTATAGGGGTTGTTTTGTCAAGATAGAAAGATTAGGgtgttttttttgtcttttcatggTAAGCATATATAGaatagagaaaaatgctcggatagtccctgtggtttcgcctattttcacctttagtccctaactttctaaaattacttgaatagtccccaacttttcattttttattcccagatagtccctgggtctaacttcagtttgttttctctgttaagagggtgtaaaatgacaagaataccctttccttaaaaaggccaaaccacagggactatccgggcatcttcttcatttttatttataaaaccccaccacacttcatcttcaacctccacccatcatcaccctcctccaccctccaccatcaccgccacagtCACTCTCCACCAAAACTTGTAATATTTCATCACTTGAATCATCCAAAACCTGAATCAAGATCCTGTCTTTGGGCCAATCCAGTTGACAAGCAGAGGCAATTGATTGTTCATACACCTTCAGTACATAAAACCCACAAAATTTTTAGCATAACATATAATTAAACTATATCATTTAAGTGGGTctcacccccaccccccaccatTACCCAACCCCTCCTTCCACCCAAACCCACGCCACCGTATCACCACCTTCAACATCCTCTCATCACCACCCAATCCTTTTTTTATGTATAAGAACATGAATTTTTAGgccaaatataataatttatacTCTGAATATATGAATATATGACCAATTCCATCAGCCATCACCAACCGTATCATTTAATTATTTGTCTTTGTAGTTACAGTAAAGGAAGTGGAGGCATTGTATGAGCATTCTAAGAAGTTGAGCAGAAATAATGGTCTATTTCACTAGGTTTTGAAGGGGATGCGACGGTGATTCAGATCTAATCGAATAACCACCGCCGTCCTAAACCCACATCTCTCTGCTCATTCAGTCGAAATACCGACCTGCAACTTTCTAGAAATCGAAGGTGGTTCAGATCCAATCGAATAAGTGAATAACCACCCACACACCACAGAAACACTCGACGGAGAAGATGGGTGAACTGAATCCAGCCCCTACAACTCGACTGGGAAGATGGGTGATGATGATGGATGGAGGTTGTGGTGAATAAAGGTGGGAGGATGCTAGGGGTGGTTAGGGGTCGCAGGTGCTACTGAAAAAAAGATGGTGTTGGTGTCCCGCCTGAACAAATGGTAAAAGATGGTGGTGAAAAGACGGCGTCTGAACACCGATAAGGTGTCAGCACCGGCGCAGGAGATGAAACAACTATGGAGAAGATCCAGCAGGTGGAGAAGAAGGGTGGGTGTGGTAggggttttatgtttttttttttatttattaaatgcccggatagtccctatggtatGCCCTTTTAGGGAAatggtatttttgtcatttcacacccttttaacagagaaaactaactgatgttaggcacagggactatccgggaacgaaaattaaaaagttggggactattgaggtaattttagaaagttggggactataggtgaaaaaaggcaaaaccacagggactatccggacatTTTTCTCTATAGAATATGTGTAAATACATTACCTCATGCTAGCAGGTCAATATCATCAAATCCACAGGTGTAAAGGTACAACAACAAAACTCATTTAATTTCACTCATAGCAAAGTTATTTTGTAGGGTCCGGGGAGACTAGGATGTAAGCAAATCTTTCTTCTATCCATAAGGATAAAGAGACTGCTTTTAGAGAAACACTCAACTCCAAAGCAAACACTGTTAGCAGTAAATAGTATAGGGGTATTATGTGTCATTGTTAGGAAGTAGGAGGTGATAGCTGTAAATAATCATTTAAGAAACGAACTGAACAACCGTAATGGGTAGCTAATGATTTTAAGAGTTATCTCTTCTTCTCTCTGtaatttcttcttcttcttctctatCTTTGGCTCATTACTTCTTGATCACCATTTTGTATCGTAACAAACACATACAAACAACATGAGAAAATAAATAAGTAAACAAATCAAAGGAGAACTATCAATACCCAAAGTGTCGTGAAGGTATAAAATAGTGGGATATAAAATCATGTAAAGCAGACCAAAAACGTGGAACCACCTAAGGCCCCGAAGCAACACACACTCGTATCCTCCTCTACAAGCCCTTAACCTTAATTCTACATACGTTTCCACGACCTCCTATCCTGGACCATATCCTTAAAGAGACGCAACTCTATCAGATCCTGCCTAACTCGCTTGTCCCAAGACTACTCCTCCCCTATACAGTTATGGTTTCTGCTGCTCTAACGGGTGTCATTGCCTGCCtcctcttcacatgcccaaaccatctcaacaTTCCCTTATCTTACCTGATATACTAGTCACCCTTAATCTTTCCCGAAAATCTCATTTCTTATTCAGTTTAACCTTGTGTGTCCACATATGCATCTCGTCTCTCTGCCACTTCCACCAGTGTAAGGTAGAGGTGCACAAATTGGGCTCTGAGTCTGGGACCAAACCGGTTCGGGTTGGGTCAAGGACAATCAAAAACGGTTTGGTTTGAAACTGGTTTTTGAGGGAAGAAAGAATCGAATGTTGGAATTTAGGCCCAAGAAGGCAAGAATTAATAAACACAAACAAGAAAAACGTTTTTCTGGTAACCCTCCACTGACCCTTTTGTACTATCAAGTCAAAAGGCGAACACAATGTAAGGTTTCTTCACCGGATtggtatgggtcgggtatgggttTGAAATTGTGTTCTAACCGGTTCAGTTTGTTTTGACTAGTTTTAAAGTATGATTTACAAACCCATCACTTTAAGTCGGTTCCAAACAGGTCCTGGTTCGGGTTAAAATCCGGTTCCGATTCCAAACCCGGCTTTTTGGTTCACCTTTGGTGTATGAGGTGGGGTGGGGCACAAGAGACTCAGGTGGCTAGACCTGTGCGAACTATGGTTCAGGTGGTGGTACTGGCTCATGACTTGGCTTGTTGTCGTCACATATAATAACGCCAAAACCATGACCAGCAAACATTGACCCGTTAACCATAAACAATCACCAATGATATCTTTTAACAATAAGATAATGATTTATTAATCatacaatgacaaccctattaaATAATGGGCCGGTTTAACATAATCAAATATGACCAACCAGTCCAAGTAGATGATTCGGACCATGATCATGCCAACCACCATGTTTTATCATTTTTAGAACTACGTTGTACATCATGCAATCAAAGTTTGTACCATTCTCTACCAACAAGTCAACAATACTTATTTTTAATGCCCCCAACCAAACCAACCCAACCCAACCAGTTCTTATTATATGTTTGATTAATGCTCTTGGCCACTTTGAAACTTTCATATCTGTACAACTTGCTTTAAAAAATGTACTTCATCTAGACTCCCTTTTTATTTATTGCAAAACGTCCTTTATTCATTTTGGACCAACCACACATATCAGCTTTACTATGTCACCAAATGTCCTATTTTTAGAATAAATAAATTGCAACCTCTAAATAACATGAAGACAAAACGGTTTATCCATCTTAACCCTGACCCGGTCTATCTAGCCAGCCGTAGTCCGGCCCGTTATTCATCGTTTTGTCGGTCAAAAACAGCCAACCCTAGCCCGGCCCGGCCCGTTACTCAAATTTTAAAAAACAAGGCTAAAGAATACAAATTAAGAATTGTTACACAAAGAATTCAGGATTTATTATACACTTAACATTAGAACACTATGAACACATTCCCGAGTTATATCACACACCAAACAACAActaaaagaataataataataatatacggTTTTACAAATTAGTCTTTAGTGGTTGGTACCTGAGGAGCTTTTACTAAACCACAAACACTTATCTTTCACTGCATCACTCTCTTTCGCATACTCTTTGAATCGGTACTCTTCGTTTTTGAAACTTGGGGGCACTTTTCCTTCACTGTAACATTGACTGCAAAGACTAAACTGCGATTTCATCTCTTTAAACCGCGACCCGATTATGGGGTACCGACAAACGCCACACGATTGTTTACCATGTCGGTTCCTATCGCAAGTTTCAAGCTTTAATAGAGTCGACATGATACCGAAACCCCAATCTGGATCATCGAACATAACAACAAACTCGGTGAATGACACCATTGAAGTATCGATTTCTCCATGGATCTCCAGGAGTTCGCTGGCCCCTTGCGTAGGGATGTAGATCGCACGCAATAACTTGATATAACGTAAAGCGTCGATCTTTTTTATCTGCCCGTTAACCCCTTGTTCGGGAACGGTTCGCCATAGAAGTGAATCGAAGGCTACCCGTTTGCGTTTATCGGGTGTACCACCACATATGGGAGCTAGAATCGCGAAAAACATACCTAAATCAACCCGACCCGATTCTGATTCGTCTAAAACCGTGAGGATTTTTAGATTAATTGCCTTCACCGCTCCTACAAACGTTTCGGGCTTCAAGAAACTAAGCAACCGTCGAAGAACAACCTCTAAAGACGCCTTACGTATAGATTTTTCGGGCGGACCGTTTCCTGAATATGACAATGGCGTCTCGTTTTCGTTCATTTCCTTCTTTAAAAGGTCAACATCGCAACGGGTCAACCTTGTCGTTCGTTGAAAACCTCTGATGTTAAGAGCGGTAGCAAGTTCTTGCCTCAACGTCGTCTTTTCACCAACAGTTTTAAACCTCGACGGTTCCACAACGACAAACGCGACATCCCCATTCCCGTTGCCGTTCCCCTTTCCTTGCATTTTCTTTCTGTGAAGCTGCTTCAAGTGAGAAATCGCATCGTACAATTCAATCCTGTTAGTCATTTTCAATGCTTCTTTCAGAGCCTTTTTCGCTTCTTCGGTTTCACCAGCACCTAACAACGATACCCCCTTGTTAAGCTGAGCCCGCCAATGGTTAGGCCACACACCTAACACCCTCGTGTACACTTCCGAAGCCCGTTGGTACCGACCCATATCCATATACAAACCACCAAGATTATACAAAGCATCTACATGCCCAGGTTTCAAATCAATAGCCTTTTGAAACTCCTTAATCGCGTTGTCATCATCACCAATCGCGTGTAAAGCCGAAGCTAAATCACAATGCGCGTCTGCATAATCGTTTTTCATGTAAATCGCTTCTTCTAACGCTTTCACCGCTGCCTTATACTCTCCTACACCAAGTAAAGCACTGCCTAAAAgcttcaaagctctaaaatgagtCGGACATAGAATCGCAGCCTCTCTATAATGTTCACAAGCACTTATAACCATACCTTCAAACTCAAGAGCAATACCAAGATTCACATGAATTTGAGGAAGCAAATAACCCCATTGATTACCTCCAGCTTCCGCAGCATCCAAAGCAGAAATAAACTCGCTTTTCGCTTCCGTATGGTTACCCAAAACATGATAACAGTTCCCAGACCGAAAATGCGGCCTCACATCCGTCGGCTGCAGCTCCGCCGCCCGTTTGAAACACACCAACGACTCTTTAAACAGCTGCTGGTCATACAAAACCCGACCCAGTGCCATATGCCCATCGAACGCCTCCTCTCTTGACCTCGACCCATCCGCTCTAGACCTCAACGCGCTTAATTCCTTAACAAAAACCGCATAATCATGCCCGCTTTCCTCCCAAACAATCCGTTTATCAATCTCCGAAGACGGGCCAAGCTCTCTAGACCACCCGGGATCCGAATAGACATCAAAATTCTCCCCTTTCGTTTTCCCATCTTTCGCCTGTTTCGACTTCAACCGCTTGATCAAAATCTCCAAATCATCaaccaatttccacgtgtcatcAAACACAATACCGTGGTTCGGAGAGGCCGCCCACGCCGCCGTCCGGTGCTTCATCTGCGGTCCGGCACCAGCACCGGCACCGGCAGACGACACGCGCTCAATCGCCGACGAAGTGGAAGCTTCTTCCAATGCTAACGAAGAAGCAGCTTCAATATCATCCTCAGGTTTTAACTCAATCCCTAAGGCTTCAAAATCACGGTCCACGTCACCAGCTCCGTCATCGTACGTACGCAACAAACCGTCGTACGTAAGACCCTTGTCGCCGTCTATAAAGTCGCCGTATGTACGGAAAACCTCGTCGAGAATAGCGGTAATTTGTTCGTCGCTGAATTTGACCCTAGGGTTTACAGCGACAACTAGGGCTGACATTTCATCCCTGTTGAGACCCCCGTCTCTGTTGAAATCAAATTGGTTGAATATTTTTCGAACCTTCTCCGATCTGGTCCCCCTGTTCACCATTTTGGTGAATAAAGTTAACGAATTTAGGCGAAATTGGAGGGATTGAAATGGGTTTAAGATGAAATTGAGGAACAGAACCCTAACCCACAAATTGGGTTGATAATTGAGGTCGTAAAAGGGGTATTTGGAGAATAATTATTGAATTGGGGGGTTGTGTTTGGGATGAAATTGGTGAAGAAAAGTGGGAGAGGGAGAAGAAGGGGTGCTTTTTATCTATCTGTTTGTTGTTGACATAATTGTAAATTGGGTGGCCTCGCTGTGTGCTGGGATGATGGGGATTGTGGGCCTGACCAGCCGCTCAACACAGAACGAACGGCATATTTCTCTTCTTCCTTAATCTTCCCTTAACCAACGGTAAATTTAACACCCTTTATCAAATCAAACTAAAGTATATAATACGACACTCCTTACTATTTGGAAGAATGTTTTTTTAGATTTCGTTTATTTGTTtgttaatcttttttttttttctaattttcaGTTGATTTCATTTTCAAATTTGAAGTAGTCTAAATTATATTTAACAGTGGATTGAGGGATTTTTGTTTTATGGGTTCGGATTTTTTATAGTTCGACTGTCTATTGCTGAATATTAATTTTTATGTCTGATTTAGGTTGGgtcataacaaaaaaaaaaaaaaaaaaaaaagagtagaAGACAATTTGTACTTTGAATGTACAATAAAATTGCATTAACCATCGTTAGAAACGCATGATAGTAATAAGTCTCATATGCTCTATATTCATAAATTATATCAACCAACAACTTTCAAGCAAACAAATTTTATACTCAAATACGTGCATAGAACAttcatcaaataataaaaaaatctagCAAATAATCAAACAATAAACAAATAACCCAATCAAGCAATTAATCAAATAACCaagtaaaacatagaaaaaaaagTTTCTAAAAAAGCCTAAATCGTGTATGAGGTTTAGAATTGGGGTTGGGACTCGGCTATTGAGAATTCAACTTGTCGTGAAGCGGTTGGACTTTAGAGGGTAGTGGTTGGCATCATCACAGGGCATATGCTATTGAATCGTTGATTCTCTAGAGTATCTCGTTTCTTTGAATTTCGACTTGTGAGGTAGAGAGGGGGTTAAAAGAATAATCATTTTCTATTAGGTTAATAGTTTAATGGTTTAAAATTGGTAGGATAAATGCTTACAGCTTGATTGTATAAACTAGTTATTAGGTTTAACGGTTTATAGGTTTGTTTAGTGGATTTTAGTAGAGTTATAAGAATTCATTAACCCAATTTAGTAATGAGATTATAAGACTTTTATATTTGTTAataatttatatatgtatatttgtAAGATTTTAAAATCTTTAATCTAATAGTTCTTGGGTTGGATTTCAATTTTTCTTGAGGGGATGTGTCAAAATTTTATGATGTCAGTCGAGACTGGCATATATACTAAAAAAATTCAAGACGTGTTGACGACTGTTGTCGCGCGAACTGGCCCGCCCTTGCAATATATAAAATTTGAGTAATCGATATTCCCTTGAACCAAAAAGCTAAAAGTCATGGAGTTGTCTTATAAACATAGTGTAGTCTGTAGGCCTGTAGCATACTAGAATACACAAGCATCTCACATATGATTATGTTCATTAATTTTTGTAACCCCTCAAAACCTAGTCGCGTGACTTTTGTAAGAATTATTCACCACACAACCGAATGTTTGAAtgtagttatttatttatttttttttatcaagggttcatttttttttttttttgaaaaatgtaCATCTTAATACAAATTTGTGTGTCACGTACATAAGAAAATGTTGAAGCTGATAAGAACCAAGTGTTAAAAAGGAGAAGCTAAGGTATATAGGTCATTTCTTCCTTTTTTAACGGTTAACATGACGCCAAACAGCAGGATACAAGGTGTGATGGATTGTCCACCTTAGGTTTCTTTAGGCAAAATGTGGAAGATAGAGTGTCAAATTGTAATCTGGATCAGTAATGAACAAGATTCAGCTGCGTAAAAACTAAGAAGAGAAGATCTCTGTTGCGGCCTTTGATGAAAAAGAAACTGCAAAAGGCCATGCATCGGATTTGTAATGCATTAGTAGACAAGAAAGTAAAACTTGTATTTACATTTTTATTAGACAAGAAAGTAAATATAGATAATTAGAGGTTCATTATGTAAATATTAGAGGTAATACATGTTCTATAAAAACTCATCCCTTATAACCTTATTTCTTACAATATTCAATACAAATCACAATAACACACACAAAGGTGTTTTACTTGCATAAACACCAccgtttatataaaaaaaacaagttGTTACCATGATCAATTCTATAAATTTGGTAATTAAGCTATCTTCTTGTACTTTTTCTTTACCAATATTGTTTGTTTTACCCGCATGGAGCTTATAGATTTGTTtttgttattaaatgaaaactttTTAGACAGTTACTAATCATGAAATGCTATAATGTTTAACTGTGGAGCATCTCATCACAGTCAATGCACTCAAAATGGGTTAATGGT is from Helianthus annuus cultivar XRQ/B chromosome 9, HanXRQr2.0-SUNRISE, whole genome shotgun sequence and encodes:
- the LOC110879578 gene encoding uncharacterized TPR repeat-containing protein At2g32450, which gives rise to MVNRGTRSEKVRKIFNQFDFNRDGGLNRDEMSALVVAVNPRVKFSDEQITAILDEVFRTYGDFIDGDKGLTYDGLLRTYDDGAGDVDRDFEALGIELKPEDDIEAASSLALEEASTSSAIERVSSAGAGAGAGPQMKHRTAAWAASPNHGIVFDDTWKLVDDLEILIKRLKSKQAKDGKTKGENFDVYSDPGWSRELGPSSEIDKRIVWEESGHDYAVFVKELSALRSRADGSRSREEAFDGHMALGRVLYDQQLFKESLVCFKRAAELQPTDVRPHFRSGNCYHVLGNHTEAKSEFISALDAAEAGGNQWGYLLPQIHVNLGIALEFEGMVISACEHYREAAILCPTHFRALKLLGSALLGVGEYKAAVKALEEAIYMKNDYADAHCDLASALHAIGDDDNAIKEFQKAIDLKPGHVDALYNLGGLYMDMGRYQRASEVYTRVLGVWPNHWRAQLNKGVSLLGAGETEEAKKALKEALKMTNRIELYDAISHLKQLHRKKMQGKGNGNGNGDVAFVVVEPSRFKTVGEKTTLRQELATALNIRGFQRTTRLTRCDVDLLKKEMNENETPLSYSGNGPPEKSIRKASLEVVLRRLLSFLKPETFVGAVKAINLKILTVLDESESGRVDLGMFFAILAPICGGTPDKRKRVAFDSLLWRTVPEQGVNGQIKKIDALRYIKLLRAIYIPTQGASELLEIHGEIDTSMVSFTEFVVMFDDPDWGFGIMSTLLKLETCDRNRHGKQSCGVCRYPIIGSRFKEMKSQFSLCSQCYSEGKVPPSFKNEEYRFKEYAKESDAVKDKCLWFSKSSSGTNH